The Rosa rugosa chromosome 1, drRosRugo1.1, whole genome shotgun sequence genomic sequence AGAGTGATAATCAATCTTCGCCTGCGTAAACTTCAACCCATGAGCCGTGCTCACCACCACAGTCCTCTCCGTGGGGCCTATAACCCCCTTATTCCGGAGCTTGATCAACGCCGCCAGCGCCACACCAGTGTGAGGACATATAAACATGCCAGTAGAATCCGCCTGCGCCATGGCATCCATCAACTCCTCCTCGGTCGCCTCCTCCACAATCCCATCCGACTTCTTCAGCGCATACACGGCCCTGTCAATGGAAACAGGATCCCCAATCTGAATTGCAGACGCAAACGTAGTGTTTGCCTTCACAGGCTTGAACTCCTCATCCCACCCCGACTTGTAATGCAAGTACAAAGGGTTTGCATTTGCAGCTTGAGCACACACAAGTCTAGGAATCTTATCAACCAGCCCCAACTCCTTACACATATGAAACCCTTTGTagaatgcatatatatttccGAGATTGCCTCCCGGAACTATAACCCAATCCGGGACCTGCCAATCAAACTGCTGCAGAATCTCAATAGCTGCTGTTTTCTGGCCCTCCAGTCTCAAACTGTTGAGAGAATTAGCTAAATAAATCGGCAATTCTGCAGTCACTTCTCGAATCAGATTCATACAGCCATCGAAATCGGTGTCGATGCTCAGCACAAAGGCCCCGTTTGCGATGGGCTGGACCAGCTGGGCCATCGAGATCTTATTCGCCGGCAGAAACACAATGGAGGGGATCCCGGCGGAGGCGCAGTAGGCGGACAGGGCGGCGGAGGTGTCGCCGGTGGAGGCGCATCCGACGCCGACGACGGGGCGGTTCATTTTGCGGAGGCGGTTGACCTGGCTGACGAGGACGGTCATGCCTAGGTCCTTGAAGGAGCCGGTGTGGCTGATGCCGCAGTGCTTGACCCAGAGCTCGTTCATGCCGAGGACTTTTTTGCCGTAGCGCTCGGCCCAGAagaggttggagttgccctcGAAGGCGGAGATGATGTCGTCGCTGTCGATCTCAGGGAGGACCCACTCCTTTTTGGACCAGACGCCGGAGCCGTAGGGCCAGGTGGTTTTGCCGACGCGGGAGTCGAAGAGGTCGCGCCAGTACTTGCCGTCGTAGTTCTTGAGGGCGGCCATGTCGTGCTGGACGTCGAGGAGGCCGCCGGACTGGGAGCGGTAGACGACCTCGTCGAGGGAGTAGGACTCGGACGACGTGTCGTCGTTGGCGGAGGAGTTGAAGGGGACGTACTTGGCGGAGAAGTGGTGGGTGTGGGTGGTGTTGTGGCGGTGGGCGTCGTCGCGGATGTTGTCGCGGCATttggcggcggaggaggaggagcattTGATGGTGGTGAAACGGGGTTTGGTGGAGGGTGGGGAAATGGGTTTCTGGGGtttgagagagaaggagggggattggaagagagaggaagacgCCATTGTTGAGATTTGAGAGGTTTTGGTGTGGGTCAGGTGGAGAGATCTGAAAGGGGTATCTGGTTTTGCTACTAGTACTAGTGACGTTGGTGTAGGGTAGGGTTTAGGATAGGttacctttatttttttttttatattaactttATGCGGTGATAAATTAATATTTCAGCCGCCTTCGTATAAATGTTAAATGTGTGCACAATTTGATAAGAACCACTCAGAAGTTATGAACTATTTGAGTGACTTATTACTAGAAGTTTGTTTCATCAAAATGGTGCTCCATATAGGGACAGTGTCGAATGTTGTTAGACAACAACACTTTGAGGTGATTTGTATTGCCATAAATGGTTGATGTAAAAATTATATGAGGAAAAGAtgtaaagaacaaaaaagaagaataaaatgcGTTTGTCTGATTTTGATGTAGGATGAAGGAATTTCATATAACAAAGTGTAAAGTTTGAATAAAGTTATGGGAaaacatcatcaatagtcactgagtcatgacttattcgacacttaactcactgtattttcaacaatatcacttaactcactcagttttacatccgtttttcacttaactcactgtcgttaattttgccgttaaaagctattaaaattgagggtatatttgtctaaacactaaaaaaatgcatttctaacttctttttttttttttttaaagacaattttttttcaaattatatttaagttaaaaaaatcattttttattagaaatctcataaatttaaaaaattgaaaaaagtctaataaatgtaaattgagggtatatttatctaaacactaaaaaaatacatttctaactttttttataaaaaaaaaagagaaatttttttcaaattatatttaagttaaaaaaaatcattttttattagaaatttaaaaaaattgaaaaaaaaagtctaataaatgtagtttttttaagttaaaaatgatctttaagtgttttgacaaatataccctcaattttaacggcttctaacggtagaattaacggcagtgagtaaagtgaaagacggatgtaaaactgagtgagttaagtgatattgttgaaaatgcagtgagttaagtgtcgaataagtcataactcagtgaccatttgtgatattcccCCTAAAGTTATATTTGTATTTGCTCTACATACTTAACTAACTAGAAAATGTATActtcaaaaacaaaatttttCTTGATATAAACTAAAGAATAAGAGACAGAGAACAGAGAGATACAAAATATATGAAGAGGTAGAAGTGTTTAATTCATTCTCTCATTAGACCCATTTATATATGAGTACTAATGTTTACATCATAAAAATATAACtatgagtatttacgtggacaaccacatatatataatatttaattaTAACACTCTCCGTTGaatgtccaccaatgaatgatatggtgttggacACGCTTGATGttgtctcgttaaaaacctttACCAGGTAACAAAATCTCAGTGGGAGAAaaacaaccctggtcgaaggagaaaaagagtgcaaGGTGCATATGTCCTAGCTAGGTAACATAATTTTTAATGCTCCTCCTGATGAGAATATCTCGCTGATTGATGCAAGCTTCAATCATGAATCTAATAAAatacatgtaccatgtatagtggATATGATGTGTTGATCACATAAGTGAGACCATGTGTTAGGGTAAtaccaataaaactatgatattCTCAATAAATCTTATCTCACATGATTATAGTGTGGGGATGGGTTTGTCACCCTTTTATTTCCAATGTGGAACTAGCTGTGGTCTACCCGATACCACAAGTGTATGGTATCGGCATCATGTCTGGGCTTTATTGGCGTTACTTTAAGTGGCTAATgagccttgtgcttccgatacttgttCCTGAGAGGTATCTATACCAACAAGTCCTTTAAGTCCccggtcaagagttctcttgggtggggagtttgtcTTTGGTAGAAGTATCGGAAGTGCAAGGCGAGTATCTTTGCCACGTGGCTTCCGTACAACTATTACGGGCATTACCCctagtcccccaagtccccagctaAGAAGAGACTTGACTAGGGTGATGATTTCATTTTCCAAGTAAAAATGGCGCAAGCATTCATTGGACATTTGGCAAGAGTGTCTTCCTTGGGGTAACCAGTCCCCCAAGACCTAGATAAGGGGGTCTTGACTAGGGTTTGCTATCATATGGCATCAGGTGTGCTCGATACAATGTGTACTTGTGGAGAGAACACATGGCGATATCGTGTCGTGTAATGGAGAGATGAGACATGACGATATCATGTAATGGAGATAAAACATGGTAATGTATAATAGAGAGATAAAACATGGCGATACCGCGTGTTGGAGAAAGATAACACATGTCGATATCATATAATGGAGAGAACATGCACATAGTGATATTGTATAATGGAGAGAAGATTTAGAGATTTCGTATCGTATAATAGAGATAAAACATGGCGATATCGTGCAATGGAGATAGAACATGGCAATGTCACATAATATAGATAAAACATAGCAATACTGTGTATCGGAGAAAGATAATCCATGTATGCATGCCGATATCATATATTGGAGAGAACACATGGCGATATCAAATAAAGAAGAGCGTGTCATAATTATGCATGTGGTGATATTAGATGTTTTCTAGAATAGTGCTAGGCTATGTACCTCAACCATGCTTGTAGTTATTTCATCTTGATCATGCGTTTAGCCATTTCAGCTTGATCGCATTTAGACATTTCACCTTGATTGTATTTCATTTAGCCATTTCATTTTGGTCGCATTTAAGCATTTCATCTTGATTGCATTTCATTTAGGCGTTTCGCCTTGATCACCTTTCATTTAGGCATTTCGCCTTGGTTGCCTTTCATTTAGGCATTTTGCCTTGATCGCCTTTCATTTAGGAGTTTCGTTTAGGTATTTCACTTTGATCACATTTAGCCATTTCATTTTGATCGCATTTAGCCATTTCATTTAAGCATTTGATCATTTCGGCTTGATCGCATTTAACCATTTCATTTAGGCATTTTGGCTTGATCGCATTTAGTCATTTCATTTAGGCATTTCGGCTGGATTGCATTTAGCCATTTCATTGTGATCACATTTAAGCATTTCACATTGATCGCATTGGCAATACAAGGGTTTGCAAGTGATAGCACTTATAGTGCTATATCAGCACAACCAGCCGTTAGCGATATTATTGATTTGAGCCATTGCGGTTTGGTTATGCGTTAGGCAAtagtttgggattgctataCAGCGTGCCCATGCCTTTAGCGATATTTTGATGGAGAGAGATAAGAAATGGTGATATCGAGCCAATTTCATTGAAAACTGCCAAAGGCAGTGATAGAATACAAGGCGATCGTGGGTGAATACATGGCGATCATGGGTGAAGACGTGGCGGTCGTCCGAGAATACATGGCGATCATTGGAGAATATCAttagagaatatatatatatatggcaatcATTGGAGGATTCCTTAAGATCATTAGTAATACATTGCGATCATTGGAGAACACATTGAGATAATTGGAGAATACATTGAGATCATTGGAGAATTGGTAGAGTTCTAGAGGGGCAGTTTTGTAAGAGTATAGTCCCGAGTACCGCTAGGGCACGAGCGGGGAGTTAAGAGAGTGTCTGTTAGGGTATAAGCGTGAAGCTAAAGTACGTATGGGCGAGTCTATGGCGAGTACGTTGAATATGTCGCTGAGGCATGGCGAGTGTGCAGTTGAGACATAGCGAGTGTGTCCTTCGAAACATGGTGAGTACGCCGCGTTGAGATATAACTAATGTAGGTCGCCTGAGACATGGGTGAGATGCCGCTGAAGCATGAATAACATATCGCGGAGCATGTATATGACATCACTGAAGTATGGATAGTGTATCGTTGAAGTGTGGATAATATATCGTTAAGGTCTAGAGAAGATATTATTGAAGCGTGGAGAATGTGTCGGTGAAGCATGAAGGATATATCGTTGATGCATAGATGATTCTGAAGCATATATAATTACCGCTAAAAGATAGATAATATACAGCTGAAACATAGGGGAGTTACTGCTGAAGcattgattacacgcatttttatgcatgtaattgtatctaaaacactagaaataagtaaatcctcaagtcaattattatataattaatctatttttatttattttgtagtaaatagGCGAAGCTGTGGATTTTGGAAGAAATTGTGCGAAAATGGAGTTAATTGGAATTATCGACAAAAAGACGAATTGCCGATGTGGTCAACTAAAGTCAAAGCCAAGAAAGAAGCATAGGGCTATTACGCATAGTTATGGGTATGTGCGTGAAATTacaagaagaagagggaggaaattgaagaaaagtgttaattaatcactgatttggttaattaatcattaatttgattaattaagtaAGACAGTTGAGCAACATTGCATGCAAGTGCAGATTTGTATATAATTGGTTGAAAACTAATTCAGCTTTGACATGTGGCACCCATGGTTTAATTAAACCATAATTCTCATCTCGTCCATCCTCTTTTTCACACACCGATTTtcttccctctccctctcctttctTGCCACGTGGCCTCATCTATTCCATATTCTCTGCACGCACAACACCAGCCGCACACCCCAGATCCATTTTCTCAATTACCTCTTCCTCACCTGCCGCAGACCTCATTCATCCGAGCCCCAAACAGTAGCCGCACACCCcaattctctctcttccccaaCAGCAACCGCAGCACACACCCACCTCCATTTATCAttccttcccattttctctcACCCATAACCTCACCAAGAATCACTTCACTAAGATTTCTTCACCTCACCAAGAACCTCCTCACCCAATTTATCATTCTCCACCATTTTCCAAAGAAAATCAAAGGGCTTTTACTACCCACATCATCAATTGCTCATCAACACAAATATATTTTACATTTGGTAAAGAGTAGGGGCTTAATTTCAAGTTGGGTTCATGTTTGCCTATAACAAATAGTGAACCTAGTTTGTGTTCCCTCTCTCCTCTatcatttctcttaatttcttatgtatttgatgatgtatttgagtatgggtagtgagtagttcaattttgggagttagggttgtgaagccctaactcatcttgtataaatattgatgctttaattttaataaatgcaattttcattgtgtatgctttaaatccgaatgtattggtctttagaagcatgtttctaggctttgtcaccctttgaaattatgttgtgggcaattatgatgaatagattgataaattgacaacttattaatcttgtggcatctaggatttaagtgtggtaaccattagctagcttaattgtagctaagcttgcttgggtctctattatcttgctctctaggcctctaattttggatattgtggccttaaccggcgtaatgcccaaattagagagttgattgtggccttaaccggcatagtcAATACACTGAAAgaataattggtttagtagccttaaccggtactagatacgggactcgacacatataggaaatgcatgcatttatgaaattagcatcgatgtttacaagatagttagtgtgaatcacccgacactctcatatttccattaatttgaaaatccgaatttaatttcttgcttgataattagttgtttgcttttactttagtttgcatttaatttagttaattcccaattcaaaactcccaaacGAAATTCTACattccattgtgcataactcatttgggctacaagttagtggctttgattaggcttagtgtgagctaagccgagcatttccgaggcttggtgccttgtgaatattattttactttatttttattttattttttttattgtgtgCTTTTAGTATCCTAGCGCCAATTACCTTGATTAGGTCCAacgcctaatccccgaggtacgataatcaaggtcCAAATGCTTCCtttacttgacaacgattcgtacgcttgcgagagtttatgaaTCAAGTCAAGCATAGGTGAGATACTGCTGGAGCATAGATGAGATACTATTGAAGCATAGAGAATATATCGTTGAGGCCTGGATAATATGTTGCTGAAGTATAAATGAAATGCTGAAGCATGGATAATATATTGCTGAAGTGTGGCGAGTACAGATCGCTGAAGCATAGATAACACGTACGTTGAAGCATAGATA encodes the following:
- the LOC133725457 gene encoding threonine synthase 1, chloroplastic-like, which encodes MASSSLFQSPSFSLKPQKPISPPSTKPRFTTIKCSSSSAAKCRDNIRDDAHRHNTTHTHHFSAKYVPFNSSANDDTSSESYSLDEVVYRSQSGGLLDVQHDMAALKNYDGKYWRDLFDSRVGKTTWPYGSGVWSKKEWVLPEIDSDDIISAFEGNSNLFWAERYGKKVLGMNELWVKHCGISHTGSFKDLGMTVLVSQVNRLRKMNRPVVGVGCASTGDTSAALSAYCASAGIPSIVFLPANKISMAQLVQPIANGAFVLSIDTDFDGCMNLIREVTAELPIYLANSLNSLRLEGQKTAAIEILQQFDWQVPDWVIVPGGNLGNIYAFYKGFHMCKELGLVDKIPRLVCAQAANANPLYLHYKSGWDEEFKPVKANTTFASAIQIGDPVSIDRAVYALKKSDGIVEEATEEELMDAMAQADSTGMFICPHTGVALAALIKLRNKGVIGPTERTVVVSTAHGLKFTQAKIDYHSKEIPDLACRFANPPVQVRADFGSVMDVLKKYLSKSEAPKH